From Verrucomicrobiota bacterium:
GCCCACAGTGATCCCGATACTCATACAGCCCACCATGAGGGTGAGGAAAACCCCTGAAAGGATGTCCCCCAAGAAATGAAATACCCCTTTTTCATTCATGGTCGATACCAGTGTGCTCAGGCCCATGTCGGTGAGTTTCAGGGCCTCACCTTCCCCTTTTAATGGGGAGCCCATGATCATGCAGCCAAACCAAAATGCAAAACCGTAGAAGGGCACGGCTGTAGCGGGATTTGTCAATAGGATCAACCCGACGATGATCGGGATATTTGCCCGGAAAAGGAGGGCAAATGGCAAGGCTATGATGATTTGTGCCCCCATCAAGGGGGTGCAGGCACTCAAGGAACCAATCAGCCACCCTTTGGACATCGAGTCCGGTTTAAATGTCCAGAGGTCCTTGGTGAAAAGATGATCCCCAAAATATCCAAATACCTTATTCCCGCGTAATTTCCGGCGGGATAACCCGTGTTTATTCAGCCAATGGATAATTGCCGCCTTACGCTGGATTTTAGCGGCAGGCTTTTTTTTGG
This genomic window contains:
- a CDS encoding DUF2062 domain-containing protein; the encoded protein is MTVNDEHNPNNPSPAIPAPHHTAAQRPLPGKPKKKPAAKIQRKAAIIHWLNKHGLSRRKLRGNKVFGYFGDHLFTKDLWTFKPDSMSKGWLIGSLSACTPLMGAQIIIALPFALLFRANIPIIVGLILLTNPATAVPFYGFAFWFGCMIMGSPLKGEGEALKLTDMGLSTLVSTMNEKGVFHFLGDILSGVFLTLMVGCMSIGITVGLLGFFVIRFFVKQPPPIILRK